The Dyella jiangningensis genome includes a window with the following:
- a CDS encoding DUF1428 domain-containing protein codes for MSYIDGFVIAVPTANREKFVGHAGTLDAVFLEFGATRVVECWGDDVPEGKLTDFRRAVQAKPDETVVFSWIEWPDKATRDAGMEKVMKDPRMDVANEMPFDGKRMIFGGFVPVVSLPG; via the coding sequence ATGTCTTACATCGATGGTTTCGTGATCGCCGTGCCCACGGCCAACCGCGAGAAGTTCGTCGGACACGCCGGTACGCTCGACGCCGTTTTCCTGGAGTTTGGCGCCACCCGCGTGGTGGAGTGCTGGGGTGATGACGTGCCCGAGGGCAAGCTCACAGACTTCCGCCGCGCCGTGCAGGCGAAGCCGGATGAAACGGTGGTGTTCTCCTGGATCGAATGGCCCGACAAGGCCACCCGCGATGCCGGCATGGAGAAGGTGATGAAGGACCCGCGCATGGATGTCGCCAACGAGATGCCTTTCGACGGCAAGCGCATGATCTTCGGCGGCTTCGTGCCGGTGGTGAGCCTGCCGGGCTAG
- a CDS encoding DUF1254 domain-containing protein, with product MIRPTALALALAMSATAIAQSNDPAKAVPVSPDNFARAESDMYFAEAIKLAGGIGRFDHRREVMNVNKQTVVRANRDTLYSAAVFDLDAGPVTITLPDAGKRFMSLMAVNEDEYAIAVDYGAGNHTYTKDQIGTRYVLIAARTFVDPGDPGDLGKAHALQDAIKVQQANKGSFEAPRWDPVSQKKVREALIALAGTLPDTKGMFGTRKDTDPVRHLIGAASGWGGNPDKDATYLTVTPPKNDGKTVYRLTVRDVPVDGFWSISMYNSKGYFEPNTYNAYAINNLSGKKNADGSVTVQFGGCDGKIPNCLPTTPGWNYWVRLYRPRAEILDGSWKFPEPIPAP from the coding sequence ATGATCCGCCCTACCGCCCTTGCTCTCGCGCTGGCCATGAGCGCAACCGCCATCGCGCAGTCGAACGATCCTGCCAAAGCAGTTCCTGTCAGTCCTGACAACTTCGCTCGCGCGGAAAGCGACATGTACTTCGCCGAGGCCATCAAGCTGGCGGGCGGCATCGGCCGGTTCGATCACCGCCGCGAGGTGATGAACGTCAACAAGCAGACGGTAGTCCGCGCCAACCGCGACACGCTGTATTCGGCGGCCGTGTTCGACCTGGACGCAGGCCCGGTCACCATCACGCTTCCGGATGCCGGCAAGCGATTCATGTCCCTTATGGCCGTCAACGAGGATGAATACGCCATCGCGGTGGACTACGGCGCCGGGAATCACACCTATACCAAGGATCAGATAGGAACGCGCTACGTGCTGATCGCCGCGCGAACCTTCGTGGATCCCGGCGACCCCGGCGATCTGGGGAAAGCCCATGCCCTGCAGGACGCCATCAAGGTGCAACAGGCGAACAAGGGAAGCTTCGAGGCTCCGCGTTGGGACCCGGTGAGCCAGAAGAAAGTGCGTGAGGCGCTCATCGCGTTGGCGGGAACGCTGCCTGATACCAAAGGCATGTTCGGCACCAGGAAGGACACGGACCCCGTTCGCCACCTGATCGGCGCGGCATCCGGCTGGGGCGGCAACCCCGACAAGGATGCCACCTACCTCACCGTGACGCCGCCGAAGAACGATGGCAAGACCGTGTATCGATTGACGGTGAGAGACGTACCCGTCGACGGCTTCTGGTCGATCAGCATGTACAACAGCAAGGGTTATTTCGAACCCAACACGTACAACGCCTATGCCATCAACAACCTCAGCGGCAAGAAGAACGCGGACGGATCCGTGACGGTGCAATTCGGCGGGTGCGACGGAAAGATTCCCAACTGCCTGCCGACCACGCCCGGCTGGAACTATTGGGTGCGCCTCTATCGCCCGCGTGCGGAGATCCTCGATGGCTCGTGGAAATTCCCCGAGCCGATACCGGCACCTTAG
- a CDS encoding DUF1214 domain-containing protein encodes MTSRLLLAAMVAAIATGAMPVPASPDTSKSAGISSTPKELQHRNIERRAVEAILWGMPAVNFQLMLDAFKAMGGGPNQVAYWSRPVNWKDQTLTPNPDTIYFTPFYDTHDGPVVLEIPAAADGSITGSADDGWQNPLEDVGPAGVDKGKGGKYLILPPGYKDKVPDGYIPMPSHTYQGFALLRSNLKSGSDADIASAVAYGKRIRFYPLPRDGAAPVETRFVDAYDKPYEATIPYDSRFFDALDRFVQAEPWLPRDKAMIDPLAAIGIRKGGTGDALAANKPLFDKAAAEAKALIALWTEDVFVPPFYDGTHWALPASAKFVEGMSTDFADPDSYPIDSRAVAYSLAYFSAKHLGAGQFYLMTIKDKEGRRMGHGKSYRLHVPANPPVKLYWSATAYDGDTHALIRDTRWSSRGSNTPGLQKNADGSVDLYFGPSAPAGKTSNWVPTHGDGNFEVLFRFYGPEKSFFAKTWKLPNIEVQP; translated from the coding sequence ATGACCTCGCGTCTTCTCTTGGCGGCCATGGTTGCCGCGATCGCAACAGGGGCCATGCCGGTCCCGGCAAGTCCGGATACGTCGAAGAGCGCGGGGATCTCGTCCACGCCCAAGGAGTTGCAACACCGGAACATCGAGCGCCGCGCTGTCGAGGCGATCCTGTGGGGCATGCCAGCCGTCAATTTCCAGTTGATGCTCGATGCCTTCAAGGCCATGGGTGGCGGACCCAATCAGGTCGCGTACTGGTCCCGGCCGGTGAACTGGAAAGACCAGACGCTGACGCCGAATCCGGACACGATCTATTTCACGCCGTTCTATGACACGCACGACGGCCCGGTAGTGCTGGAGATCCCGGCGGCGGCGGACGGCTCCATTACCGGCAGCGCCGATGATGGCTGGCAGAACCCGCTGGAAGATGTTGGGCCGGCGGGCGTCGACAAGGGCAAGGGCGGCAAGTACCTGATCCTTCCTCCCGGCTACAAGGACAAGGTGCCCGACGGTTATATCCCGATGCCATCGCATACGTACCAGGGCTTCGCGCTGCTCCGGTCGAACCTGAAGAGTGGCAGCGACGCCGACATCGCCAGCGCCGTCGCCTACGGCAAACGCATCCGGTTCTATCCCCTGCCCCGCGATGGTGCGGCGCCGGTGGAAACGCGGTTTGTCGATGCCTACGACAAGCCTTACGAGGCGACCATTCCCTATGACTCGCGCTTCTTCGACGCGCTCGACCGCTTCGTGCAGGCCGAACCGTGGTTGCCTCGCGACAAGGCCATGATCGATCCGCTGGCCGCCATCGGCATCCGGAAGGGCGGTACCGGTGATGCCCTGGCCGCGAACAAGCCCCTCTTCGACAAGGCGGCCGCTGAAGCCAAAGCCCTCATCGCGCTGTGGACGGAAGACGTGTTCGTTCCACCGTTCTATGACGGGACCCACTGGGCCCTGCCGGCTTCTGCAAAGTTCGTGGAAGGCATGAGCACGGACTTCGCCGATCCGGACAGCTATCCGATCGACAGTCGGGCGGTTGCCTATTCCCTCGCCTATTTCTCGGCCAAGCATCTTGGCGCGGGACAGTTCTACCTGATGACCATCAAGGACAAGGAGGGCCGCCGGATGGGCCACGGAAAGAGCTATCGACTGCACGTGCCCGCGAACCCGCCGGTCAAGCTCTATTGGTCCGCGACGGCTTACGACGGGGACACGCACGCGCTCATCCGCGACACCCGCTGGTCCAGCCGGGGATCGAACACGCCAGGGCTGCAGAAGAATGCGGATGGTTCGGTGGATCTCTATTTCGGGCCGAGCGCGCCGGCGGGCAAGACAAGCAATTGGGTGCCGACCCATGGCGATGGCAACTTCGAGGTGCTGTTCCGCTTTTACGGTCCGGAGAAGTCGTTCTTCGCGAAGACCTGGAAGCTGCCGAACATCGAGGTCCAGCCGTGA
- a CDS encoding nuclear transport factor 2 family protein yields the protein MRELIERYLAAYNRMDVDGMLATMHREVVFENYTAGVMSVRTQGADELRHLAQSSSYLFSARRQLILAYEERDGTATAHILFDGTFAVDLPNGVRAGQSITLNGRSEFRERDGLLVYIGDYSE from the coding sequence ATGCGCGAGCTGATCGAGCGGTACCTGGCTGCCTATAACCGCATGGACGTCGACGGCATGCTGGCGACGATGCATCGCGAAGTGGTGTTTGAGAACTACACGGCGGGCGTGATGAGCGTGCGTACCCAGGGGGCCGATGAATTGCGGCACCTGGCGCAGAGTTCGAGCTACCTGTTTTCCGCGCGGCGGCAGTTGATCCTGGCTTATGAGGAGCGGGATGGCACGGCGACGGCGCACATCCTGTTCGACGGCACGTTTGCGGTGGACCTGCCCAACGGGGTGCGGGCCGGGCAGTCGATTACGTTGAATGGGCGCAGCGAGTTTCGGGAGCGGGACGGGTTGCTGGTTTATATCGGGGATTACAGTGAGTGA
- a CDS encoding DEAD/DEAH box helicase gives MPLHDFHPAVAAWFQGAFSEPTAPQKAAWPSIRAGRHTLVAAPTGSGKTLTAFLAAIDTLVREGVENGGTLEDVTSIVYVSPLKALSNDIRINLEAPLEGIRAQLAAMGLPDVDIRTAVRTGDTPQAERNSMRKQAPHILVTTPESLYILLGSESGRRMLSGTRTVIVDEIHALASSKRGAHLALSLERLESLCQRRLLRIGLSATQKPIEEVAKFLVGAHAQLPLPPGERVGVRGHSRDGVSSKRTPALINEATSPAPSSDPSGHLLPREKEIEKDTVNIIDVGHTRERDLAIVVPPVPLESVMSNDCWELVYNQLAHLVETHRTTLVFVNTRRLAERVARHLSERMGKETVAAHHGSLAKEQRLDAEQRLKRGDLKVLVATASLELGIDIGDVDLVCQMGSPRSIAAFLQRAGRSGHAVNGTPKARLFPTTRDDLVECTALLDCVRRGELDTLIQPPQPLDVLAQQIVAEVACQEWSEDALYDTLRRAYPYRNLTRQQFDESVRMLADGFTTRHGPRSAYIHRDAVHKQLRARRNARLTAITSGGAIPDTADYLVVLEPQATIIGTVNEDFAVESLAGDVFQLGNTSYRIIRVERDRLRVEDAQGVPPNIPFWLGEAPGRSNELSHGVSRLREEIATRLDEGGVPAVMHWLMHTLGLNEAAAQQLADYMAGAKAALGVLPTQDTIVFERFFDESGGTQLIIHTPWGSRINRAWGLALRKRFCRQFNFELQAAATEDAIVLSLSTSHSFPLEEVARYLHSNSAEDVLVQALLDAPLFPVRWRWNATTALALPRFQGGRKVPPQLQRMKSEDLLATVFPDQVACAENLAGEREIPDHPLVNQTLHDCLREAMDVDGLLHILRGLEEGSIRVVARDLAAPSPLAGEVLNAAPYAYLDDAPLEERRTQAVQSRRWTDADSADDLGRLDEDAIASVREEAWPQVRSADEMHEALGILGGITQHEADTHEGWNDWLKSLAKNHRATLLAPSPLRGTRGAAMDGRGFEERGEGRGEGPLLPQSDVWTSAEKLPQWQSVHPDAALHPPITAPAEYAAQPWTREDALLELVRGRLTGLGPVTVPQLAASLHVPASDIGLTLLRLQSEGYVMQGHFTPGTQDIEWCERHLLARIHRYTIGRLRREIEPVSRRDLMRFLFEWQHAAPGARLSGPDALPAVLTQLEGYEAAAGAWETEVLPARINDYSITWLDDLCRAGRISWSRLRTGTGSGGGPVRATPIVLLPRRSVPVWASTAANAGEVQDTPVSSRAQAVLDTLRDEGALFFDELMHATHLLRTELEDALGELVAAGRITADSFAGLRALLVPAAKRDAHRHRRLRRHMLTGVEDAGRWSLVRPSSSFSPGRRWPEGPDEGAGLAKPPASAGKPDPETLEHIARTLLRRYGVVFWKLLEREAPWLPSWRELLRVYHRLEARGEIRGGRFVEGLVGEQFALPEAIGRLRAIRQQEPQGELVLVSGSDPLNLVGTVLAGNKLPAVTGTRVLYEDGVAVAAWVANKPQWLIESTSAQQQHWRNALLRRTDTHHLTADPKAASLHP, from the coding sequence ATGCCACTGCACGATTTTCATCCCGCCGTCGCGGCCTGGTTCCAGGGCGCGTTCAGCGAGCCCACGGCGCCGCAAAAAGCCGCCTGGCCGTCCATTCGGGCGGGCCGTCATACGCTCGTGGCCGCCCCGACAGGTTCGGGCAAGACGCTCACCGCCTTTCTCGCCGCCATTGATACGCTGGTGCGCGAAGGCGTGGAAAACGGTGGCACGCTAGAAGACGTCACCTCCATCGTCTACGTGTCGCCGCTGAAGGCGCTGTCCAACGACATCCGCATCAACCTGGAAGCCCCGCTCGAAGGCATCCGTGCGCAACTCGCCGCGATGGGCCTGCCCGACGTGGACATCCGCACGGCCGTACGCACCGGCGACACCCCGCAGGCCGAGCGCAACAGCATGCGCAAGCAGGCCCCGCACATCCTGGTGACCACGCCCGAATCGCTCTACATCCTGCTCGGCTCCGAATCGGGCCGCCGCATGCTGTCGGGTACGCGCACGGTGATCGTGGATGAAATCCACGCGCTGGCGTCGAGCAAGCGTGGCGCGCACCTGGCGCTGTCGCTGGAGCGGTTGGAGTCGCTGTGCCAGCGCAGGCTGCTGCGCATTGGCTTGTCGGCGACGCAGAAGCCGATTGAAGAAGTCGCCAAGTTTCTCGTGGGCGCACACGCTCAACTCCCTCTCCCCCCCGGGGAGAGGGTCGGGGTGAGGGGCCACTCTCGCGATGGTGTTAGTTCAAAGCGAACCCCCGCTCTTATCAACGAAGCCACAAGCCCCGCACCCTCATCCGACCCTTCGGGCCACCTTCTCCCCAGGGAGAAGGAAATCGAAAAAGACACCGTCAACATCATCGACGTCGGCCACACGCGCGAGCGCGACCTCGCCATCGTCGTCCCTCCGGTGCCGCTCGAATCGGTGATGTCCAACGACTGCTGGGAGCTGGTCTACAACCAGCTGGCGCATCTCGTCGAAACGCATCGCACCACGCTCGTGTTCGTCAACACGCGTCGCCTCGCCGAGCGAGTGGCGCGACATCTCTCCGAACGCATGGGCAAGGAGACCGTTGCTGCGCACCACGGCAGCCTCGCCAAGGAGCAGCGCCTCGACGCCGAGCAGCGCCTCAAGCGCGGCGACCTCAAGGTGCTGGTGGCCACGGCATCGCTGGAGCTCGGCATCGACATCGGCGATGTGGACCTCGTCTGCCAGATGGGCTCGCCGCGTTCCATCGCCGCCTTCCTGCAGCGCGCGGGCCGCTCCGGCCACGCGGTGAACGGCACGCCGAAAGCGCGCCTGTTCCCGACCACGCGCGACGATCTCGTGGAATGCACCGCGCTGCTCGACTGCGTGCGTCGCGGCGAACTCGACACCTTGATCCAGCCGCCGCAACCGCTCGACGTGCTCGCGCAGCAGATCGTCGCCGAAGTGGCCTGCCAGGAATGGAGCGAAGACGCGCTGTACGACACGCTGCGTCGCGCCTATCCCTATCGCAACCTCACGCGCCAGCAGTTCGACGAATCCGTACGCATGCTGGCCGATGGCTTCACCACGCGGCATGGTCCGCGCAGCGCGTACATCCATCGCGACGCCGTGCACAAGCAACTGCGTGCGCGCCGCAATGCACGACTCACTGCCATCACGTCGGGCGGCGCCATCCCCGACACGGCCGATTACCTCGTCGTGCTCGAACCGCAGGCCACCATCATCGGCACGGTCAACGAAGACTTCGCCGTGGAAAGCCTGGCCGGCGACGTGTTCCAGCTGGGCAACACCAGCTACCGCATCATCCGCGTGGAGCGCGATCGCCTGCGCGTGGAAGATGCGCAGGGCGTGCCGCCGAACATCCCGTTCTGGCTGGGCGAAGCGCCGGGCCGCTCCAACGAGTTATCGCACGGCGTATCGCGCCTGCGCGAAGAGATCGCCACGCGCCTCGACGAAGGCGGCGTGCCCGCCGTCATGCACTGGCTGATGCACACGCTGGGCCTCAACGAAGCCGCCGCGCAGCAGCTGGCCGACTATATGGCCGGCGCCAAGGCCGCGCTCGGCGTGCTGCCCACGCAGGACACCATCGTGTTCGAGCGTTTCTTCGACGAATCCGGCGGCACCCAGCTCATCATCCATACGCCGTGGGGCAGCCGCATCAATCGCGCTTGGGGTCTCGCGCTGCGCAAGCGCTTCTGTCGCCAGTTCAACTTCGAACTGCAGGCCGCCGCCACCGAAGACGCCATCGTGCTGTCGTTGTCCACCAGTCACAGCTTCCCGCTGGAAGAAGTGGCGCGTTACCTGCACTCCAATTCCGCCGAAGACGTGCTGGTGCAGGCGCTGCTCGATGCGCCGCTGTTTCCCGTGCGCTGGCGCTGGAACGCCACCACCGCGCTCGCCCTGCCGCGCTTCCAGGGCGGCCGCAAGGTGCCACCGCAACTGCAGCGCATGAAGAGCGAAGACCTGCTCGCCACCGTCTTCCCCGACCAGGTGGCCTGCGCGGAAAACCTTGCCGGCGAACGCGAGATTCCCGATCACCCGCTGGTCAACCAGACCCTGCACGACTGCCTGCGCGAAGCGATGGACGTCGACGGTCTGCTGCACATCCTGCGCGGGCTGGAAGAAGGCTCCATCCGCGTCGTCGCCCGCGATCTCGCCGCCCCCAGCCCGCTGGCCGGCGAAGTGCTCAACGCCGCGCCGTACGCCTACCTCGACGACGCACCGCTGGAAGAACGCCGCACCCAGGCCGTGCAATCCCGCCGCTGGACCGACGCCGACAGCGCCGACGACCTCGGCCGCCTCGACGAAGACGCCATCGCCTCCGTCCGCGAAGAAGCGTGGCCGCAAGTGCGCAGCGCCGACGAAATGCACGAAGCCCTGGGCATCCTCGGCGGCATCACCCAACACGAAGCCGACACCCACGAAGGCTGGAACGACTGGCTCAAGTCCCTCGCCAAGAATCACCGTGCGACGCTCCTAGCTCCCTCTCCCCTCCGGGGTACGCGGGGAGCGGCCATGGACGGCCGCGGCTTTGAGGAGCGAGGAGAGGGCCGGGGTGAGGGGCCACTCTTGCCTCAGTCCGACGTATGGACATCAGCCGAAAAACTCCCCCAATGGCAATCCGTCCACCCGGACGCCGCCCTCCATCCACCCATCACCGCCCCCGCCGAATACGCCGCCCAACCCTGGACCCGCGAAGACGCCCTGCTCGAACTCGTCCGCGGCCGCCTGACCGGCCTCGGCCCTGTCACCGTGCCGCAGCTCGCCGCGTCGCTGCACGTACCCGCGTCCGACATCGGCCTCACCCTGCTGCGCCTGCAGTCGGAAGGCTACGTGATGCAGGGCCACTTCACGCCCGGCACGCAGGACATCGAGTGGTGCGAGCGCCATCTGCTCGCGCGCATCCACCGCTATACCATCGGTCGCCTGCGCCGCGAGATCGAGCCGGTCAGCCGCCGCGACCTCATGCGCTTCCTGTTCGAATGGCAGCACGCCGCACCCGGCGCACGCCTCAGCGGCCCCGACGCGCTGCCCGCCGTGCTCACCCAGCTCGAAGGCTACGAGGCCGCCGCCGGCGCGTGGGAAACCGAAGTGCTGCCCGCGCGCATCAACGACTACTCCATCACCTGGCTGGACGACCTGTGCCGCGCCGGCCGCATCAGCTGGAGCCGTCTGCGCACCGGCACCGGCAGTGGCGGCGGCCCCGTGCGCGCCACGCCCATCGTGCTGCTGCCGCGCCGCAGCGTCCCGGTATGGGCCAGCACCGCCGCCAACGCGGGAGAAGTGCAGGACACCCCCGTGTCCTCACGCGCCCAGGCCGTGCTCGACACCCTGCGTGACGAAGGCGCCCTGTTCTTCGACGAACTCATGCACGCCACGCACCTGCTGCGTACCGAACTGGAAGACGCCCTGGGCGAACTCGTCGCCGCCGGCCGCATCACCGCCGACAGCTTCGCCGGCCTGCGCGCCTTGCTGGTGCCCGCCGCCAAACGCGACGCCCACCGCCACCGCCGCCTCCGCCGCCACATGCTCACCGGCGTCGAAGACGCAGGTCGCTGGTCGCTAGTGCGCCCCAGCTCTTCCTTCTCCCCCGGGAGAAGGTGGCCCGAAGGGCCGGATGAGGGTGCGGGTCTTGCGAAACCCCCAGCCAGCGCCGGAAAGCCCGACCCCGAAACCCTCGAACACATCGCCCGCACCCTCCTACGCCGCTACGGCGTCGTCTTCTGGAAGCTGCTCGAACGCGAAGCCCCCTGGCTCCCCAGCTGGCGCGAACTGCTGCGCGTCTACCACCGCCTGGAAGCCCGCGGCGAAATCCGCGGCGGCCGCTTCGTGGAAGGCCTGGTCGGCGAACAGTTCGCCCTGCCCGAAGCCATCGGCCGCCTGCGCGCCATCCGCCAGCAAGAGCCGCAAGGCGAACTCGTACTCGTCAGCGGCTCAGACCCGCTCAACCTCGTGGGCACCGTGCTGGCCGGCAACAAACTCCCCGCCGTCACCGGCACCCGCGTGCTCTACGAAGACGGCGTGGCCGTCGCCGCCTGGGTCGCCAACAAACCGCAGTGGCTCATCGAATCCACCAGCGCGCAGCAACAACACTGGCGCAACGCCCTGCTGCGCCGAACAGACACCCACCACCTCACCGCCGACCCCAAAGCCGCCAGCCTCCACCCCTAA
- a CDS encoding type I restriction-modification system subunit M → MNKQQLAAKIWESANQMRSKIEANEYKDYILGFIFYKYLSDKLVRFAKDEDFSDAELRALSEDDAETVDHIKGHIGYFISYSHLFSTWIEEKGDFDVSHVRDALSAFSRLIHPNHKRLFEGIFKTLETGLSKLGDTAAKQTKAISDLLQLIKDIPMDGRQGYDVLGFIYEYLIGMFAANAGKKAGEFYTPHEVSVLMSEIIAHHVRDRETIQIYDSTSGSGSLLLNIGQSIAKHMADKDNIKYFAQELKENTYNLTRMNLVMRGILPSNIVTRNADTLEDDWPYFDDQDPVNTYNPLYLDAVVSNPPYSQKWDPQYKGSDPRYARFGLAPKSKADYAFLLHDLYHLKPDGIMAIVLPHGVLFRGGEEGAIRKNLIENDHLETIIGLPANIFFGTGIPTVILVLRQKRESSDVLIVDASKGFTKEGKNNRLRASDIKKIADTVTVRVTVPRFSRLVPKTELQANDYNLNIPRYVDSSEPAESWDLYASMFGGIPLSELDALGDFWKAFPSLRAALFTDNGTPYAQPQVEDLAQVIREHPEVKNYGKTFTAAFVDFTPWLRGVLLEQILTLQIPRQEALISEALFARLAPLPLIDRYHAYQILDDHWQPIAIDLEILQTEGFDASRVVDPNLVTKKKDGKDVEVQEGWKGRIMPFELVQLTLHKKELDALREKEARLSEITASIEETLESLSEEDKGNDTVNDAGDKFVNAAVAKEAKLLLAEAKKSGDFDPDSYEARIIKAADWLAEEKTLKAAIKKSAAALHLKTKATIEGLSDAQVLELLERKWIIPFHDELHSLPDEQIEGLIRKLDAIVQKYQITYADNARYIQQTETELAGMIGELDANEFDLKGLAELKTLLAGS, encoded by the coding sequence ATGAATAAGCAACAACTCGCCGCCAAAATCTGGGAATCGGCCAACCAGATGCGCTCCAAAATCGAGGCCAACGAATATAAGGATTACATCCTCGGGTTCATCTTCTACAAATACCTGTCCGACAAATTGGTGCGCTTCGCGAAGGACGAGGACTTCAGTGACGCGGAACTCCGCGCACTCTCAGAGGACGACGCGGAAACCGTTGATCACATCAAAGGCCATATTGGCTACTTCATCTCCTACTCGCATCTGTTTTCTACCTGGATCGAAGAGAAGGGCGATTTCGATGTTTCCCACGTGCGCGACGCGCTCTCTGCCTTCAGTCGCCTGATTCATCCAAACCACAAGCGGCTCTTCGAGGGCATCTTTAAGACGCTTGAAACCGGCTTGAGCAAGCTCGGCGATACCGCCGCGAAGCAGACCAAGGCCATCAGCGACTTGCTCCAGCTCATCAAAGACATACCCATGGATGGCAGGCAGGGCTACGACGTGCTTGGCTTCATCTACGAATATCTCATTGGCATGTTTGCCGCCAATGCGGGCAAAAAGGCGGGCGAGTTCTACACGCCGCACGAGGTTTCCGTGCTCATGTCCGAGATCATCGCGCACCATGTGAGGGACAGGGAAACCATCCAGATTTACGACTCCACCAGCGGCTCCGGCTCGCTACTTCTCAATATCGGCCAGTCCATCGCCAAGCACATGGCGGATAAAGACAACATCAAATACTTCGCCCAAGAGCTGAAGGAAAACACATACAACCTCACGCGCATGAACCTCGTCATGCGCGGCATCCTTCCAAGCAACATCGTCACCCGCAATGCCGACACCTTGGAAGACGATTGGCCGTATTTCGATGATCAAGACCCGGTAAATACCTACAACCCGCTGTACCTCGACGCTGTCGTCTCGAATCCTCCCTACTCGCAAAAGTGGGACCCGCAATACAAAGGCAGCGATCCTCGCTACGCACGCTTCGGCCTCGCGCCCAAGTCCAAGGCGGATTACGCCTTTCTCCTGCACGATCTCTATCATCTCAAGCCAGACGGCATCATGGCCATCGTCTTGCCCCACGGCGTCCTGTTCCGGGGCGGTGAGGAAGGCGCAATCCGCAAAAATCTCATCGAGAACGACCACCTCGAAACGATCATCGGCCTGCCGGCCAACATCTTCTTCGGCACCGGCATCCCCACCGTCATCCTTGTGCTCCGGCAGAAGCGCGAAAGCAGCGATGTCCTCATCGTGGATGCGTCCAAGGGTTTCACCAAGGAGGGGAAAAACAACAGACTGCGCGCGTCCGACATCAAGAAAATCGCTGATACCGTGACCGTCCGCGTTACCGTGCCGCGCTTCAGCCGCCTCGTGCCTAAGACCGAGCTGCAGGCCAATGACTACAACCTCAACATCCCGCGCTATGTGGATTCGTCCGAGCCCGCAGAAAGCTGGGATCTCTACGCCTCCATGTTTGGTGGCATCCCGCTGAGCGAGCTGGATGCGCTGGGGGATTTCTGGAAAGCGTTTCCCAGCTTGCGCGCCGCCCTATTTACCGACAACGGCACGCCTTACGCCCAGCCACAGGTGGAGGACCTCGCCCAGGTCATCCGCGAACATCCCGAGGTGAAGAACTACGGCAAAACATTCACCGCCGCCTTTGTGGATTTCACGCCCTGGCTGCGCGGCGTATTGCTGGAGCAGATCCTCACCTTGCAGATTCCCCGACAGGAAGCGCTCATCAGCGAAGCGCTGTTTGCCCGCCTCGCTCCGCTGCCGCTCATCGACCGCTATCACGCCTACCAAATCCTAGACGATCACTGGCAACCCATCGCCATCGATCTGGAAATCCTTCAGACTGAAGGCTTCGATGCCTCCCGCGTTGTGGATCCCAATCTGGTCACCAAAAAGAAGGATGGCAAAGACGTTGAGGTTCAAGAGGGCTGGAAAGGTCGAATCATGCCTTTCGAGCTGGTGCAGTTGACCCTTCACAAGAAGGAGCTGGATGCGCTGCGCGAAAAGGAAGCCCGACTCAGCGAAATCACCGCTTCGATAGAGGAAACCTTGGAGAGCCTGAGCGAAGAAGACAAGGGCAACGACACAGTCAACGACGCGGGCGACAAATTCGTCAATGCCGCCGTCGCCAAGGAGGCGAAGCTCCTGCTTGCCGAGGCGAAGAAATCAGGCGACTTCGATCCCGACTCCTACGAGGCAAGGATCATCAAGGCTGCCGACTGGCTCGCCGAGGAGAAAACCCTGAAAGCGGCGATCAAAAAAAGTGCCGCCGCACTGCATCTCAAGACCAAGGCAACGATCGAGGGCTTGAGTGACGCGCAGGTCCTCGAACTGCTCGAACGCAAGTGGATCATCCCTTTCCACGATGAGCTCCACAGCCTGCCCGATGAGCAGATCGAAGGCCTGATTCGCAAGCTTGACGCCATCGTGCAAAAGTACCAAATCACCTACGCTGACAACGCCCGTTACATCCAGCAAACCGAAACCGAGCTAGCGGGCATGATCGGGGAATTGGATGCCAACGAGTTCGACCTTAAAGGCCTCGCGGAATTGAAAACCTTGCTGGCGGGGAGCTGA